The Actinomycetota bacterium genome has a segment encoding these proteins:
- a CDS encoding helix-turn-helix domain-containing protein: MFDLGTEKAEQGGVQTKGSVGTATSIYHTRLPSRRRLERMAKMVDLSKEARVRLTWIGHYKKYGNASVTARRFGISRSTLYKWVKRHIEKGGIFSING; encoded by the coding sequence ATGTTCGATCTGGGAACGGAAAAAGCAGAGCAAGGAGGTGTCCAAACGAAGGGTTCGGTTGGAACCGCCACAAGTATCTACCACACCAGGCTTCCGAGCAGGCGAAGACTTGAGAGAATGGCCAAAATGGTGGATCTATCGAAAGAGGCCAGGGTAAGGCTTACCTGGATCGGGCATTACAAGAAGTACGGAAACGCAAGCGTCACCGCAAGAAGATTCGGAATATCAAGGAGTACCTTGTACAAGTGGGTAAAGAGGCATATCGAAAAGGGAGGGATCTTTTCGATCAACGGCTGA
- a CDS encoding helix-turn-helix domain-containing protein produces the protein MGLESLSRAPKRKRASAAFWHQVELIVAIRKEHPRLSKHKIAVIPARDHGITLSIMMPSC, from the coding sequence ATGGGCTTGGAGAGCCTCTCCCGGGCGCCCAAAAGGAAAAGGGCTTCCGCCGCCTTCTGGCATCAGGTGGAGCTCATCGTGGCCATAAGAAAGGAGCATCCCCGCTTAAGCAAGCACAAGATAGCAGTTATCCCGGCGAGGGATCACGGGATAACCCTCTCGATCATGATGCCGTCCTGTTAA